A genomic stretch from Photobacterium atrarenae includes:
- the htpX gene encoding protease HtpX has translation MKRIALFLATNLAVMLVFSVVLNLVYAFTGLQPGSLNGLLVMAALFGFGGSLISLFLSKSMALRSVGGMVIEHPRNETEHWLMETVSRQAQQAGIGMPTVAIYDSADINAFATGAKRDDSLVAVSTGLLHSMTRDEAEAVLAHEVSHIANGDMITMTLMQGVVNTFVIFISRLIAGAISGVNDEEGEGEGGSFLAYFVVSTILEILFGFLASILTMWFSRHREFRADAGSAKLVGRDKMIAALERLKVSHESQLEGSMMAFGINGKKSLSELFMSHPPLEKRIDALRRGTHQ, from the coding sequence ATGAAGCGAATTGCATTGTTCCTGGCAACAAACCTTGCCGTGATGCTGGTCTTCAGTGTTGTCCTGAACTTAGTGTATGCCTTTACCGGCCTGCAGCCGGGGAGTCTGAATGGCTTGCTGGTGATGGCGGCGCTGTTCGGGTTTGGTGGATCGTTGATTTCACTGTTCTTGTCAAAGTCGATGGCTTTACGTTCGGTCGGCGGGATGGTGATTGAGCATCCGCGTAATGAAACGGAGCACTGGTTGATGGAAACCGTATCCCGCCAGGCGCAGCAAGCGGGGATTGGTATGCCGACGGTTGCAATCTACGACTCGGCCGATATCAACGCTTTTGCCACCGGCGCCAAGCGGGATGACTCGCTAGTTGCGGTGTCTACGGGGTTGCTGCACAGCATGACTCGTGACGAGGCAGAAGCCGTTCTGGCGCACGAGGTCAGCCACATTGCCAATGGTGACATGATCACCATGACCCTGATGCAAGGGGTGGTGAATACCTTTGTGATCTTTATCTCTCGTTTGATTGCCGGGGCAATCAGCGGGGTGAATGATGAAGAGGGCGAGGGTGAAGGCGGTAGCTTCCTGGCTTATTTCGTGGTCTCGACCATCCTGGAAATCCTGTTCGGGTTCCTGGCGAGTATCCTGACCATGTGGTTCAGCCGTCATCGTGAATTCCGGGCGGATGCCGGTTCTGCGAAGCTGGTTGGCCGCGATAAGATGATTGCAGCGCTGGAGCGCCTGAAAGTGAGTCACGAATCGCAACTGGAAGGTTCGATGATGGCTTTCGGGATCAACGGTAAGAAATCGCTGTCAGAGCTGTTCA